One genomic region from Ralstonia pickettii DTP0602 encodes:
- a CDS encoding transcriptional regulator yields MAAMCPQRRTRDGKPSMPAKKKLPGKAAPGKAAPNPQQATLSAIVARIDSIRDTLGVTGQRIADFIAGHPEEVVHMSVSEVAERTGASEGSVVGLCKTLGATGFQQLKIVLAQEIVQPVQMIHEDLEPKDDAAAVVRKIFQSNVQTLRDTQSTLDVAALQRAVHILKKAKRIEIYGIGSAATIAEDAHYRMLRIGLNAKAVVDSHVQVISAALTGPDVAVLTISHSGSTYETVTATRLAKEAGAHTICITNFGKSPIQAFSDVVLLTMARETHFRTEAMTSRLAQLAIIDVLIACLALTDYDRAVKTIRHTFDVLSLKRY; encoded by the coding sequence ATGGCGGCCATGTGTCCGCAGCGCCGGACGCGCGACGGAAAACCATCCATGCCAGCGAAGAAGAAACTCCCGGGAAAGGCCGCCCCGGGCAAGGCCGCCCCGAATCCGCAGCAAGCCACGCTGAGCGCCATCGTGGCGCGCATCGACAGCATCCGCGACACGCTGGGCGTCACCGGCCAGCGCATTGCCGACTTCATTGCTGGTCATCCGGAAGAAGTGGTCCATATGTCCGTCAGCGAAGTGGCCGAGCGCACCGGCGCCAGTGAAGGCAGCGTGGTCGGGCTGTGCAAGACGCTCGGCGCCACCGGCTTCCAGCAGTTGAAGATCGTGCTGGCGCAGGAGATCGTGCAGCCGGTCCAGATGATCCACGAAGACCTGGAACCGAAGGACGATGCGGCGGCAGTCGTGCGCAAGATCTTCCAGAGCAATGTGCAGACGTTGCGCGATACCCAGTCAACCCTGGATGTGGCGGCGCTGCAGCGCGCGGTTCATATCCTGAAGAAAGCCAAGCGCATCGAGATCTACGGCATCGGCAGCGCGGCCACCATCGCCGAGGACGCGCATTACCGCATGCTGCGCATCGGCCTTAACGCCAAGGCCGTGGTGGATTCGCATGTGCAGGTCATCAGCGCGGCATTGACGGGGCCGGATGTCGCGGTGCTGACCATCTCGCATTCCGGCAGCACGTATGAAACCGTGACGGCGACGCGACTGGCGAAGGAGGCCGGCGCGCACACCATCTGCATCACCAACTTCGGCAAATCGCCGATCCAGGCCTTCTCCGATGTGGTGCTGCTCACAATGGCACGCGAGACCCACTTTCGCACGGAGGCGATGACGAGCCGCCTGGCACAACTGGCGATCATCGATGTGCTGATCGCCTGCCTGGCGCTGACCGACTACGACCGCGCGGTCAAGACCATCCGCCACACCTTCGACGTACTGTCGCTCAAACGCTATTGA
- a CDS encoding alanine racemase, producing the protein MTIRFDMHSTLDTLDTPAAVIDVTRMQHNIDRMQQRMNALGVRFRPHVKTSKCTPVVRAQLAAGATGITVSTLKEAEYFLAEGVTDILYAVGMAAHRLPQALALRRRGCDLKILTDSVASAEAIAEFGRANGEVFEVLIEIDTDGHRSGIQPEDPALLDVGRALHDGGMRLGGVLTHAGSSYELDTAEALGAMAEQERTGCVRAAERLRAAHLPCPVVSVGSTPTALSAAQLDGVTEVRAGVYVLFDLVMSNVGVCTTDDIALSVLTTVIGHQTDKGWAIVDAGWMAMSRDRGTQKQKRDYGYGLVCTIDGTVLQGYVLSGANQEHGIVSREGVPDGDIAGRFPVGTRLRILPNHACATGAQFPEYRALAKGGELALWERFHGW; encoded by the coding sequence ATGACCATCCGGTTCGACATGCACTCTACTCTCGACACCCTCGATACACCCGCAGCCGTCATCGACGTGACGCGCATGCAGCACAACATCGATCGGATGCAGCAGCGCATGAATGCGCTCGGCGTACGCTTCCGCCCCCACGTCAAGACCTCCAAGTGCACGCCGGTCGTGCGTGCCCAGCTCGCCGCCGGCGCGACGGGTATCACGGTCTCTACGCTCAAGGAAGCCGAATATTTTCTCGCCGAGGGCGTCACCGACATCCTCTATGCCGTTGGCATGGCCGCGCACCGGCTTCCCCAGGCGCTGGCCTTGCGCCGGCGAGGCTGCGACCTGAAGATCCTCACCGACAGCGTGGCCTCCGCTGAAGCGATTGCAGAATTCGGGCGAGCGAACGGAGAAGTCTTCGAGGTCCTGATCGAGATCGACACGGACGGCCACCGCTCCGGCATCCAGCCCGAGGACCCTGCGCTGCTGGACGTCGGCCGCGCCCTGCACGATGGGGGCATGCGGCTGGGCGGGGTGTTGACCCACGCTGGCTCGAGCTATGAGCTTGACACCGCTGAGGCCCTGGGCGCCATGGCCGAGCAAGAACGCACCGGCTGCGTGCGTGCGGCCGAGCGTCTGCGGGCGGCACACCTGCCCTGCCCGGTGGTCAGCGTCGGCTCGACCCCGACGGCTCTTTCCGCCGCGCAGCTCGATGGTGTCACCGAGGTGCGGGCCGGCGTCTATGTTCTGTTTGACCTGGTGATGAGCAACGTGGGCGTCTGCACCACCGATGACATCGCGCTCAGCGTACTGACGACGGTGATCGGCCACCAGACCGACAAGGGCTGGGCCATTGTCGACGCCGGGTGGATGGCGATGAGCCGCGATCGCGGCACCCAGAAGCAGAAGCGGGACTATGGCTATGGGCTGGTCTGCACGATCGACGGCACGGTGTTGCAAGGCTACGTGCTGAGCGGCGCCAACCAGGAGCACGGCATCGTGTCGCGCGAAGGCGTGCCTGATGGTGACATCGCCGGGCGTTTTCCGGTTGGCACGCGGCTGCGCATCCTGCCCAATCACGCGTGTGCGACCGGCGCGCAGTTCCCCGAATACCGGGCGCTCGCCAAAGGCGGTGAACTGGCGCTATGGGAGCGCTTCCATGGCTGGTGA
- a CDS encoding hypothetical protein (K01101: E3.1.3.41; 4-nitrophenyl phosphatase [EC:3.1.3.41]): protein MTDIRRFPSGQRATDDVPIPRPALPPWRAPAWRYIVDLDGTLIRNGAAMPGAAALLEALQGRYAIVSNNSTDTAAGMSRKLRRMGLAVAPEQLVLAGEMSVDWLRRTSPEARVLLLGSPALRRHAKRIGCQLVEQGPDVVLLARDPDFSYGKLALAANVLRAGARLVVTNPDLSHPGDNGTCVPETGALLAALTACAGVHPECIIGKPSDALFHEGLRRLQARPAQALMIGDNPATDAAGAVAMGMSYLLLGTGSGAEAETPAQLLDTWCAGRTALHARLNSV from the coding sequence ATGACAGATATCAGGCGGTTCCCCTCCGGCCAACGTGCCACCGACGATGTCCCCATCCCGCGGCCGGCGCTGCCGCCCTGGCGCGCGCCGGCATGGCGCTACATCGTCGACCTGGACGGTACGCTGATCCGCAACGGCGCGGCCATGCCGGGCGCGGCCGCGCTGCTCGAGGCGTTGCAGGGCCGCTATGCCATCGTGTCGAACAACTCGACCGACACGGCGGCCGGCATGTCGCGCAAGCTGCGCCGCATGGGCCTGGCCGTTGCACCGGAGCAACTCGTGCTTGCCGGCGAAATGTCCGTGGACTGGCTGCGCCGCACCTCCCCAGAGGCGCGGGTGCTGTTGTTGGGCAGCCCGGCATTGCGCCGCCATGCGAAGCGGATCGGTTGCCAACTGGTGGAACAGGGCCCTGACGTGGTGCTGCTGGCGCGCGATCCCGACTTCAGCTACGGCAAGCTGGCGCTGGCGGCGAACGTGCTGCGCGCCGGCGCCAGGCTGGTGGTCACCAATCCCGACCTCAGCCATCCCGGCGACAACGGCACCTGCGTGCCGGAAACCGGTGCGCTGCTCGCCGCGCTGACAGCCTGTGCCGGCGTGCATCCGGAGTGCATCATCGGCAAGCCCTCCGATGCGCTGTTCCACGAAGGACTGCGGCGGTTGCAGGCGAGGCCGGCGCAGGCGCTGATGATCGGCGACAACCCGGCGACCGATGCCGCGGGCGCGGTCGCGATGGGCATGTCATATCTGCTGCTTGGCACCGGCTCCGGGGCGGAGGCGGAGACCCCGGCCCAGTTGCTGGACACATGGTGTGCCGGCCGCACGGCCCTGCACGCCAGGCTCAATAGCGTTTGA